In one Bryobacteraceae bacterium genomic region, the following are encoded:
- a CDS encoding protein-L-isoaspartate(D-aspartate) O-methyltransferase translates to MRLLGALALTGIACGQPHPVDRKAMVREQIEKRGVRDVEVLRAMRDVPREDFVPEAVREHAFKDHPLPIGRGQTISQPYIVAHMTELLGPSKDVDVLEIGTGSGYQAAVLAEVFRDVYTIEVIPDLAASAKSRLARLGYAKVHVRTGDGYSGWPEKAPFARIILTAAPPSIPDALVAQLARGGRMVAPVGESPEDQYLLVIEKDAAGKVARRRVGAVRFVPMVPGPH, encoded by the coding sequence ATGCGGTTGTTGGGCGCATTGGCGCTGACTGGAATCGCGTGCGGACAGCCGCATCCGGTGGATCGGAAAGCCATGGTACGCGAGCAGATCGAGAAACGGGGCGTGCGGGACGTCGAAGTCCTGCGTGCAATGCGGGATGTTCCGCGAGAGGACTTCGTGCCGGAGGCAGTGCGCGAGCACGCCTTCAAGGACCATCCGCTGCCGATCGGGCGCGGGCAGACAATCTCGCAGCCGTATATCGTCGCCCACATGACCGAATTGCTCGGGCCGTCGAAGGATGTCGATGTGCTCGAAATCGGGACGGGCTCCGGGTACCAGGCGGCGGTGCTGGCGGAAGTATTCCGCGACGTGTATACGATCGAGGTGATTCCGGACCTGGCGGCGTCGGCGAAGTCGCGACTGGCGCGGCTGGGATATGCCAAAGTACACGTACGCACGGGGGATGGCTACTCCGGCTGGCCCGAGAAGGCGCCCTTCGCGCGAATTATCCTGACAGCGGCGCCACCGAGCATTCCCGACGCGCTGGTGGCGCAACTGGCGAGAGGGGGGCGGATGGTGGCGCCGGTGGGAGAGTCGCCGGAGGATCAGTACCTGCTGGTGATCGAGAAAGACGCAGCGGGGAAAGTGGCGCGGCGGCGGGTGGGGGCGGTACGTTTCGTGCCGATGGTGCCGGGTCCGCATTAA
- a CDS encoding NAD-dependent epimerase/dehydratase family protein: protein MKALVTGSGGLIGSECARTLCEQGWEVVGVDNDMRSWFFGPDGATTPVVDRLAESYASYSHRTLDIRDRRRVRDLIESERPDFLIHTAAQPSHDKAASIPYEDFDVNAVGTMNLLVAARDFVRDSPFCFTSTNKVYGDRPNYLPLEERETRYDYANGLDGIDEQMSIDQCLHSIFGASKVAADVMCQEFGRYFQMPVGVFRGGCLTGPHHAGVELHGYLNYIVRCAVLGKPYTIFGYKGKQVRDQIHTHDVNALFLEFYRNPRCGEVYNMGGGRSNALSVLETIAALADRGHKLKYGYEDKNRTGDHICYISDLTKIKSHFPDWTLSYSLPRILDEIVARYEEELHTEEPAAFLAPTTVEEPA, encoded by the coding sequence ATGAAGGCTCTTGTCACGGGGTCCGGCGGCTTGATCGGGTCTGAGTGCGCCCGCACTCTTTGCGAACAGGGGTGGGAGGTTGTCGGTGTCGACAACGACATGCGCTCCTGGTTCTTCGGGCCGGACGGCGCAACCACTCCGGTGGTCGACCGGCTCGCCGAGTCTTACGCCAGCTACAGCCATCGCACCCTCGACATCCGTGACCGCCGCCGCGTTCGCGACCTGATAGAGTCCGAGCGGCCGGACTTCCTCATCCATACCGCCGCCCAGCCTTCGCACGACAAGGCTGCTTCCATTCCCTACGAGGACTTCGACGTGAACGCCGTCGGCACCATGAATCTCCTCGTCGCCGCCCGCGACTTCGTGCGTGACTCGCCCTTCTGCTTCACCTCGACCAACAAGGTTTACGGCGACCGTCCCAACTACCTCCCCCTCGAGGAGCGCGAAACCCGCTACGACTACGCCAACGGCCTCGACGGCATCGACGAGCAGATGTCCATCGACCAGTGCCTGCACTCGATTTTCGGCGCCTCGAAGGTCGCGGCCGACGTCATGTGTCAGGAGTTCGGCCGGTACTTCCAGATGCCGGTCGGCGTGTTCCGCGGCGGGTGCCTCACCGGGCCACACCATGCCGGCGTCGAACTCCATGGCTACCTGAACTACATCGTGCGCTGCGCGGTCCTCGGCAAGCCCTACACGATCTTCGGCTACAAGGGCAAACAGGTCCGCGACCAGATCCACACACACGACGTGAACGCCTTGTTCCTCGAGTTCTACCGCAACCCCCGCTGCGGCGAAGTCTACAACATGGGCGGCGGCCGTTCCAACGCGCTTTCGGTCCTCGAAACCATTGCCGCTCTTGCAGATCGCGGCCATAAGCTCAAGTATGGCTACGAGGATAAGAACCGCACCGGCGACCACATCTGCTACATCTCGGACCTGACCAAGATCAAGTCCCACTTCCCGGATTGGACCCTCAGCTACTCGCTGCCGCGCATCCTCGACGAAATCGTCGCCCGGTACGAGGAAGAGCTGCACACGGAAGAACCCGCCGCGTTCCTCGCTCCCACCACCGTCGAAGAACCAGCATGA
- a CDS encoding glycosyltransferase family 2 protein yields the protein MNDPALSVVIPARNEEGSVQATLIDVASTLRREDISFEIIVVNDASTDSTADRVKELAADYPEIRLVHNRGRNGFGMAIRCGIENTNGAAIAIMMADCSDSPEDLVSCFRKLGEGYDCVFGSRFVRGGKVIDYPRHKLALNRMANLFIRLLFGIPFNDFTNAFKLYRREVIAGMQPLISPHFNLTVEMPLKAIVRGYTFATLPISWTNRKSGISKLKIKEMGSRYLFIVLYLWLEKFLARGDYHRRHYATRPLVGEAPGLRPDLSRPPSR from the coding sequence ATGAACGATCCGGCCCTCTCGGTCGTCATCCCCGCCCGCAACGAAGAGGGTTCGGTCCAGGCCACGCTCATTGATGTGGCCTCCACGCTCCGCCGCGAGGACATCTCATTCGAAATCATTGTCGTCAACGACGCCAGCACGGATTCCACCGCGGACCGTGTGAAAGAGCTCGCCGCCGACTACCCAGAGATCCGCCTCGTCCACAACCGCGGCCGCAACGGTTTCGGCATGGCCATCCGTTGCGGGATCGAGAACACCAACGGCGCCGCCATCGCCATCATGATGGCCGATTGCTCCGACAGTCCCGAGGATCTCGTGAGTTGCTTCCGAAAGCTGGGCGAAGGGTACGACTGCGTGTTCGGCTCTCGCTTCGTCCGTGGCGGCAAAGTCATTGACTATCCCCGGCACAAGCTCGCCCTCAACCGGATGGCGAACCTCTTCATCCGCCTCCTGTTCGGGATCCCCTTCAACGACTTCACCAACGCCTTCAAGCTATATCGCCGCGAGGTGATCGCCGGGATGCAGCCGCTGATCTCGCCGCACTTCAACCTGACGGTCGAAATGCCGCTCAAGGCCATCGTGCGCGGCTACACCTTCGCCACCCTCCCCATTAGCTGGACCAACCGCAAGTCCGGCATCTCCAAGCTCAAGATCAAAGAGATGGGCAGCCGGTACCTGTTCATCGTGCTTTATCTGTGGCTCGAGAAATTCCTCGCTCGCGGCGACTACCACCGTCGCCACTATGCCACGCGGCCCCTGGTCGGCGAGGCGCCTGGACTCCGTCCCGATCTCAGCCGGCCCCCGTCACGGTAG
- a CDS encoding 2,3-bisphosphoglycerate-dependent phosphoglycerate mutase, with translation MRLVLMRHGESVWNAENRFTGHTDIDLSAVGVEQARAAARELRRRGFAPDRVFTSHLRRAIRTAWIVLEELDRMWVPLESHAGLNERCFGEFEGKTKAEVTERWGAESLRSFKNDWAWRPPGERGESLQDLRARVRPIWAERIEPAVLRGERVLVAIHGNTLRAMDDVVRPCGRDPVEAEIPPARPYFY, from the coding sequence GTGCGATTGGTGCTGATGCGGCATGGGGAGAGTGTGTGGAACGCGGAGAACCGCTTCACAGGGCACACCGACATCGACCTTTCGGCGGTGGGCGTGGAGCAGGCGCGGGCGGCGGCGCGGGAGTTGCGTCGCCGCGGGTTCGCGCCGGATCGCGTGTTCACCTCGCACCTGCGGCGGGCGATCCGCACGGCCTGGATCGTGCTCGAGGAATTGGACCGGATGTGGGTTCCGCTGGAGAGCCACGCCGGGCTGAACGAACGGTGCTTCGGAGAGTTCGAGGGTAAGACAAAGGCCGAAGTCACCGAACGGTGGGGCGCGGAGTCGCTACGGTCGTTCAAGAACGACTGGGCATGGCGCCCGCCGGGCGAGCGCGGAGAGAGTCTGCAGGACCTGAGGGCGCGCGTGCGGCCGATATGGGCGGAGCGGATCGAGCCTGCAGTGCTGCGCGGTGAGCGGGTGCTAGTGGCGATCCACGGGAACACTCTCCGGGCGATGGATGACGTTGTGCGGCCCTGCGGACGAGATCCGGTTGAAGCGGAGATCCCGCCCGCGCGGCCGTATTTCTATTGA
- a CDS encoding NAD-dependent epimerase/dehydratase family protein, producing the protein MRTGMYGDILITGGAGFVGSTLSIRLKSEFPSARVTALDNLHRRGSELNLPRLAEAGVQFVHGDVRSPDDLAAVPQPDLMIDCSAEPSAQAGYGGGSPGYLIHTNLTGCVHLLELARKAKSRFIFLSTSRVYPFPSLNRLFAREDSTRFTLLEEQSLPGASSQGIAEGFPLEGPRSLYGMTKLASELMVDEYADAYDLPVIINRFGLLSGPWQMAKSDQGVIALWVAAHYFKQSLAYIGFGGSGKQVRDALHVDDFCDLVVHQVTHFENYRGQRFNAGGGLANSLSLLETTRLCEEITGNRIDIDAVTENRPADVRSYVTDHRAVSAVSGWAPRRDTRAIVADICSWLRAEESRLRPLFYPAAAAS; encoded by the coding sequence GTGCGCACAGGCATGTACGGAGACATCCTCATCACCGGCGGCGCGGGCTTTGTCGGATCCACTCTCTCGATCCGTCTGAAATCGGAGTTTCCATCCGCCCGAGTCACCGCGCTCGATAACCTTCACCGCCGCGGCTCGGAGCTGAACCTTCCCCGCCTCGCCGAAGCCGGAGTGCAATTCGTCCATGGTGATGTCCGCTCGCCGGATGACCTCGCTGCCGTGCCCCAGCCGGATTTGATGATCGACTGTTCGGCCGAGCCCTCGGCCCAGGCCGGCTACGGCGGTGGCTCTCCGGGCTACCTGATTCACACCAATCTCACCGGCTGCGTTCACTTGCTGGAGCTCGCGCGAAAGGCGAAGTCTCGCTTTATATTTCTTTCAACCAGCAGGGTTTATCCGTTTCCATCCCTCAACCGGCTGTTCGCTCGCGAAGACAGCACCCGATTCACCCTGCTCGAAGAGCAAAGCCTCCCCGGCGCATCGTCACAAGGTATTGCGGAGGGGTTTCCACTGGAGGGTCCCCGATCCCTCTACGGAATGACGAAGCTCGCCAGCGAGCTGATGGTCGATGAGTACGCCGACGCCTACGATCTCCCCGTCATCATCAACCGCTTCGGCTTGCTGAGCGGCCCCTGGCAGATGGCCAAGTCTGATCAAGGCGTTATTGCTCTGTGGGTTGCCGCGCATTACTTCAAGCAATCTCTTGCCTATATCGGCTTCGGTGGATCGGGCAAGCAGGTGCGTGACGCGCTGCACGTCGACGATTTCTGCGACCTCGTCGTCCACCAAGTCACCCACTTCGAGAACTACCGGGGCCAGCGATTCAACGCCGGCGGCGGACTCGCCAACAGCCTTTCTCTCCTCGAGACCACGCGCCTGTGCGAGGAGATCACCGGTAATCGCATCGATATCGACGCCGTGACGGAGAATCGGCCGGCCGATGTCCGGTCCTACGTGACGGACCATCGCGCAGTCAGCGCCGTTTCCGGCTGGGCTCCCCGGCGCGACACTCGCGCCATCGTCGCCGACATCTGTTCCTGGCTGCGGGCCGAGGAGTCCCGCCTGCGGCCGCTGTTCTATCCCGCCGCGGCGGCCTCCTAG
- a CDS encoding metalloregulator ArsR/SmtB family transcription factor, with product MAIPALSDEKLIAFAADRFRLLAEPMRLRILLHLENGECAAGEVARAVGGNQPNISRHLQALHRGGVVARRRDGNTIYYSIADPAIVGVCELMCKTHETLQGSRRRGDRK from the coding sequence ATGGCTATCCCAGCACTGTCCGATGAGAAGTTGATCGCATTCGCGGCTGACCGCTTCCGGCTGCTCGCCGAGCCGATGCGGCTACGGATCCTGCTCCATTTGGAAAACGGCGAGTGCGCGGCTGGTGAGGTGGCGCGGGCGGTGGGCGGGAATCAGCCTAATATTTCACGCCACTTGCAGGCGCTGCATCGAGGCGGAGTGGTGGCGCGGCGGCGCGACGGCAACACAATCTACTATTCGATCGCCGATCCCGCAATTGTGGGTGTTTGCGAACTGATGTGCAAGACCCACGAAACCCTGCAAGGCAGCCGCAGACGAGGGGATCGCAAATAA
- a CDS encoding tetratricopeptide repeat protein, giving the protein MGVPVVVLLATSVVSADHTVLDGCENRAKVVGNVAAGQQVEIRFAIQGELGACYKIASQDGKVKGYVPATAVASGEFEAGRRAAGTIDSASQPAPRPLPKAVPASRGIPLADAVEAKRAQDLIASGQPAQALAILDRLVAANGGNPDLLALAGLAAYKADRVKEAAQYLAASLAAHDDPRVRALLDQVRQESAGDRSTEQLTGIRFQFRYDTKEVTPANARALVQVLDSEFTRVAEQLGCRAEERITAVIQSREAYLRTTGAAEWSAGLYDGRIRVAMLEPTPGTETRRAFSHEIVHACLARTGQWPAWLHEGLAQYLSGDRPGAAERGIVREMARARALPALEQMSGGWSRLSAQHAQAAYAAALVAADQMYARLGVAGVRSLLQSPERLGQVSRQVDGWMQE; this is encoded by the coding sequence ATGGGCGTCCCGGTCGTAGTGTTGTTGGCGACAAGCGTAGTCAGCGCGGATCACACCGTGCTCGACGGTTGCGAGAACCGAGCGAAGGTGGTGGGCAACGTCGCGGCGGGGCAACAAGTGGAAATCCGGTTCGCGATCCAGGGGGAGCTGGGCGCGTGCTACAAGATCGCCTCACAGGACGGGAAGGTGAAAGGCTACGTGCCGGCCACGGCGGTGGCGAGCGGAGAGTTCGAGGCCGGACGCCGCGCGGCGGGGACCATCGATAGCGCATCGCAGCCTGCGCCCCGCCCTTTGCCGAAGGCGGTCCCGGCTTCACGGGGCATCCCACTGGCGGACGCGGTGGAGGCCAAGCGGGCACAGGACCTGATCGCGTCGGGCCAGCCCGCGCAAGCGCTGGCGATTCTCGATCGGCTGGTGGCGGCAAATGGCGGCAATCCGGACTTGCTCGCGCTGGCGGGGCTCGCGGCGTACAAGGCGGATCGAGTGAAGGAGGCCGCGCAGTACCTGGCCGCGTCGCTGGCCGCGCACGACGATCCGCGCGTACGCGCCCTGCTCGACCAGGTTCGACAGGAGTCGGCCGGGGACCGGAGCACGGAACAGTTGACGGGGATCCGCTTTCAATTCCGGTACGACACGAAAGAGGTGACGCCGGCCAACGCGCGAGCGCTGGTGCAGGTGCTCGACAGCGAGTTCACGCGCGTGGCGGAACAGTTGGGCTGCCGGGCCGAGGAGCGGATCACGGCGGTAATCCAAAGCCGCGAGGCGTACCTGCGCACCACGGGCGCGGCCGAGTGGAGCGCCGGGCTCTACGACGGACGGATTCGCGTGGCGATGCTCGAACCGACTCCCGGAACGGAAACACGACGGGCGTTTTCCCACGAGATCGTCCATGCGTGTCTGGCTCGGACAGGGCAATGGCCGGCGTGGCTCCACGAGGGGCTGGCGCAGTATCTGAGTGGGGACCGTCCTGGGGCGGCCGAGCGCGGTATCGTGCGGGAGATGGCGAGGGCGAGGGCTCTGCCCGCGCTCGAACAGATGAGCGGCGGGTGGAGCCGGCTCAGCGCTCAGCATGCGCAAGCTGCATACGCGGCGGCGTTGGTGGCGGCGGACCAGATGTACGCGCGGCTGGGCGTGGCCGGGGTCAGGAGTTTGTTGCAGAGTCCGGAGCGGTTGGGGCAAGTGAGCCGGCAGGTGGATGGGTGGATGCAGGAGTAG
- a CDS encoding DUF192 domain-containing protein, which produces MTGRVQPSDPNLLVRNVTKGTILCDRGLAADTSEKRRTGLLKHKSLPEGEGLWIVPCEGVHTFGMNFPIDVVYLNKKRVVVKLRPNMVKRRMSFCLRAHSVLELPTGMIAKTQTAVGDQLELIRGDKA; this is translated from the coding sequence ATGACCGGACGGGTTCAACCCTCAGATCCAAACCTGCTGGTGCGCAACGTGACCAAGGGAACAATTCTGTGCGATCGTGGTTTGGCCGCCGACACGAGCGAGAAGCGGCGGACCGGACTGTTGAAGCACAAGTCGCTGCCGGAAGGCGAGGGATTGTGGATCGTGCCCTGTGAGGGAGTGCACACCTTCGGAATGAATTTCCCCATCGACGTCGTCTACCTCAACAAGAAGCGCGTGGTGGTGAAGCTGCGGCCGAACATGGTGAAGCGGCGGATGTCGTTCTGCTTGCGGGCGCACTCCGTGCTCGAACTGCCCACCGGGATGATCGCCAAGACGCAGACGGCCGTGGGCGATCAACTGGAGTTGATCCGCGGGGACAAGGCGTGA
- a CDS encoding tetratricopeptide repeat protein → MRKTAAVAAMLAFAGTGCSSRLAKWRGGPKQPEAARTAVAGAMRRQISNAVDAGDGDFAARELRARLAKDPGDLEARLDLAAHYESVGFAELALEHYRLAGERFPDDEHVASKLARSLRGQGFAAEAARDLARFLESHPDASYQAFSWAGILHDESGQTIDGEEYHRQAIYRAPTAYAFLHNNLGQNLLGQGRPADAAAEFQRALKIEPRSEIARNNLAIALSHDLRTAILHMQSVSDPATAHNNLAAVLIEQGRYREARAELNLALGYQPGNASALRNLAILSELDGIPAEFKPKPRKSRFNPLSLNRR, encoded by the coding sequence GTGAGAAAGACGGCGGCGGTGGCAGCGATGCTGGCTTTTGCGGGTACGGGCTGCTCGTCGCGGCTGGCGAAGTGGCGCGGCGGACCGAAACAGCCGGAAGCGGCACGGACGGCGGTGGCCGGCGCAATGAGACGGCAGATCAGCAACGCCGTGGACGCGGGTGACGGCGATTTCGCGGCGCGCGAGTTACGGGCCAGGCTGGCTAAGGATCCCGGCGATCTCGAGGCGCGGCTGGACCTGGCGGCCCATTACGAATCGGTTGGGTTTGCCGAACTGGCGCTGGAGCACTACCGGCTGGCGGGGGAGCGATTTCCGGACGACGAGCACGTGGCATCGAAGCTGGCGCGATCCCTCCGCGGGCAGGGATTCGCGGCCGAAGCGGCGCGGGATCTCGCGCGGTTCCTCGAATCGCATCCGGACGCGTCCTACCAGGCTTTTTCATGGGCCGGGATACTGCACGACGAGAGTGGCCAAACCATTGACGGGGAAGAGTATCATCGCCAGGCGATTTATCGGGCGCCGACGGCGTACGCGTTCCTTCACAACAACCTCGGGCAGAACCTGCTCGGCCAAGGCCGGCCCGCTGACGCGGCTGCTGAATTCCAACGCGCGCTGAAGATCGAGCCCCGGAGCGAGATCGCCCGAAACAACCTCGCCATCGCCCTGTCGCACGATCTGCGGACGGCGATTCTGCACATGCAATCGGTGTCCGATCCGGCCACGGCGCACAACAATCTGGCGGCGGTTCTGATCGAACAGGGCCGGTACCGGGAGGCTCGCGCTGAACTGAATCTCGCGCTAGGATATCAGCCGGGAAATGCTTCCGCGTTGCGCAATTTGGCCATATTGTCGGAACTCGACGGCATCCCGGCCGAGTTCAAACCGAAACCGCGGAAGTCGCGGTTCAACCCGCTTTCGTTGAACAGGAGATAG
- a CDS encoding beta-propeller fold lactonase family protein, translated as MRIRNRERFLHFFAALVGVSGLAFGQAGVQLQTIPGAKFGKSVSIGGQPSDLVLDEQRQRIYAVSSGANRVYVYNYATGQTAGTIEVGSFPSAAAMSPEGKYLYVTNVSAGSMSVIDLDGDRVVQTVSLPARPEGVAVGFDGRVLITTQGSGTSNALNTLLMFDRTLDNGSQLTPVASPPPISTPSPLPAVFVGRPSTAFPGRLLPTPDGQFIVGMVAINQTTNNAQTTLFVYEAASATVLRNRTVTGQSTVLAVSPDGTRFMAGSTLYDMATLNVIGQVNTGNFPFVVAQGNANQTLNPAINVTNNFGGSAFSPDGKSIYGAFNVQTGVVNSRPLSEALVVMDASNLTARLGLRMPESILGKVLATSDGEQMFATSESGLIDIPIGKMFEYPILVPESNTAFLANDPCNRGIARTSVSVTNIGAGKLTYTVPVLTPALVTEVSSGVAPSTINFVMEPGRAGVVRQPGTNVYTGGALGTSATGIPVTLNSNEAINFPNRIQVFMNFRQDDQRGVVVPVDTSLTNTLGLQELILDEKRQRVYASNAGYNRIEIYDIRRGRLLEPIEVGQLPRSMAMSLDGSTLYVGNSGGESISIVDLDSRRVVGEVSFPPIPRPGNQAVVSPVALGMSLNGLQFIMSNGGLWRVIGNEASPRPASPIINPANPSTTTLPTPAQYSYAAAPGGEYLVALAGNGNVFLYDALADAFTVGRTINQNPIQSYYGPATGAANGSYFAVNGLILSPSLAVVGGAERPGAVQLGAPAAPGQPPTQTVVSQGTRHVAQVYALNDTQLIRVTLPVRQNLTAATRDDSRPTIELVDIRTAAESVVAIAPENPARVALGTQRVPVPARQIVVDKDGTAYMISISGITIVPLAISGQPAKPAISGGSRGVLNANNGTTNFGPGAFVTISGDNLGAVATADQIPLPTVLGGACVTLSDVPLKLLQTSPNQITAQIPDDLRPGQYVVQVRGLALATRSDPAVVTVRAVQ; from the coding sequence ATGCGTATCCGCAATCGGGAAAGGTTTCTTCATTTCTTTGCCGCGCTCGTGGGGGTTTCCGGTCTCGCCTTCGGCCAGGCGGGCGTCCAGCTCCAAACCATCCCCGGCGCCAAGTTTGGCAAGTCCGTCTCCATCGGCGGGCAGCCGAGCGACCTCGTCCTCGACGAACAGCGCCAGCGCATCTACGCCGTCAGCTCCGGCGCCAATCGCGTTTACGTCTACAACTACGCAACCGGCCAGACCGCCGGAACCATTGAGGTGGGAAGCTTCCCCTCGGCTGCCGCGATGTCCCCGGAAGGCAAGTACCTCTACGTCACCAACGTCTCGGCCGGTTCAATGAGCGTAATCGATCTCGATGGCGATCGTGTTGTCCAGACCGTCAGCCTTCCGGCCAGGCCCGAAGGCGTCGCCGTCGGTTTCGACGGCCGCGTGCTCATTACTACGCAAGGCTCCGGGACGAGTAACGCCCTCAACACGCTGCTCATGTTCGATCGTACACTCGACAACGGCTCCCAACTGACGCCGGTGGCCTCGCCGCCGCCGATCAGCACGCCGTCGCCGCTGCCGGCCGTATTCGTGGGTCGCCCCTCTACTGCTTTCCCCGGGCGGCTCCTCCCCACGCCTGACGGACAATTCATAGTCGGCATGGTCGCCATCAACCAGACCACGAACAACGCCCAAACGACCCTCTTCGTCTACGAGGCCGCCTCGGCCACGGTGCTCCGCAATCGCACCGTCACCGGGCAATCCACTGTGCTCGCCGTCTCCCCGGACGGCACGCGATTCATGGCCGGCTCGACGCTTTACGACATGGCTACGCTCAACGTGATCGGCCAGGTGAACACCGGCAACTTCCCGTTCGTCGTGGCGCAGGGCAACGCGAACCAGACGCTGAATCCGGCGATCAATGTCACCAACAACTTCGGCGGCAGCGCGTTCTCCCCGGACGGCAAGTCGATCTACGGCGCCTTCAACGTACAGACCGGCGTGGTGAATTCACGTCCGCTCTCCGAGGCGCTCGTCGTGATGGACGCGTCGAACCTGACGGCCCGACTCGGTCTCCGAATGCCGGAAAGCATCCTCGGCAAAGTGCTTGCCACCTCGGACGGCGAGCAGATGTTCGCCACGTCCGAATCCGGGCTTATCGACATCCCTATCGGCAAGATGTTCGAGTATCCCATCCTAGTCCCCGAATCGAACACGGCCTTTCTCGCCAACGACCCCTGCAACCGCGGCATCGCGCGAACGTCGGTGAGTGTGACCAACATCGGCGCGGGTAAGCTCACCTACACCGTTCCGGTTCTTACACCCGCGCTTGTTACGGAAGTCTCGAGCGGGGTCGCTCCGTCGACGATCAATTTCGTTATGGAGCCCGGCCGCGCCGGCGTCGTCCGGCAGCCCGGCACCAACGTCTACACCGGAGGCGCGCTTGGCACGAGCGCAACCGGTATCCCGGTGACGCTCAATTCGAACGAGGCGATCAACTTCCCCAACCGAATCCAGGTTTTCATGAACTTCCGCCAGGACGACCAGCGCGGCGTCGTCGTTCCCGTCGATACCAGCCTCACCAACACGCTTGGCCTACAGGAACTCATCCTGGACGAAAAACGGCAGCGCGTCTATGCCTCCAATGCCGGCTACAATCGCATCGAAATCTACGATATCCGCCGTGGCCGCCTCCTTGAACCCATTGAGGTCGGTCAGCTCCCGAGATCGATGGCCATGTCCCTCGACGGCTCCACGCTCTACGTCGGCAACTCCGGGGGTGAGTCGATCAGCATCGTCGATCTTGATTCGCGACGCGTGGTCGGCGAGGTCTCCTTCCCGCCTATCCCGCGCCCCGGCAACCAGGCCGTCGTTTCTCCGGTTGCTCTCGGCATGAGCCTTAACGGCTTGCAGTTCATCATGTCCAACGGCGGCCTCTGGCGCGTAATCGGCAACGAAGCGTCGCCGCGCCCGGCAAGCCCCATCATCAATCCCGCCAACCCTTCCACGACCACTCTCCCCACTCCCGCGCAATACTCCTACGCCGCCGCGCCGGGCGGAGAGTATCTCGTTGCGCTCGCCGGGAACGGCAACGTCTTTCTCTACGACGCGCTAGCCGATGCTTTTACGGTGGGGCGGACCATCAATCAGAACCCCATCCAGAGCTACTACGGTCCCGCCACCGGCGCGGCGAACGGTTCGTACTTTGCCGTCAACGGACTCATCCTCAGCCCGTCGCTCGCCGTCGTGGGCGGCGCCGAGCGCCCTGGCGCGGTTCAACTCGGCGCGCCGGCCGCGCCCGGCCAACCGCCCACGCAGACCGTCGTCAGCCAAGGCACCCGTCATGTCGCCCAGGTCTACGCGCTCAACGATACCCAGCTAATTCGGGTAACGCTCCCCGTTCGCCAGAACCTGACCGCCGCCACCAGGGACGATTCGCGCCCCACGATCGAACTCGTTGACATCCGCACCGCGGCTGAGTCCGTCGTCGCCATCGCACCGGAAAATCCCGCCCGCGTCGCTCTCGGCACCCAGCGTGTCCCCGTCCCGGCCCGCCAGATTGTCGTCGACAAGGACGGTACCGCGTACATGATTTCCATTTCGGGGATCACGATCGTACCGCTAGCGATCTCGGGGCAGCCCGCCAAACCGGCGATCTCCGGCGGCAGCCGCGGCGTTCTGAACGCCAACAATGGAACCACGAACTTCGGACCCGGCGCGTTCGTCACGATCTCCGGCGACAACCTAGGCGCGGTAGCCACCGCCGACCAGATTCCGCTTCCCACGGTGCTCGGCGGCGCCTGCGTGACGCTGAGCGACGTTCCACTCAAGCTGCTGCAGACCTCCCCGAATCAGATCACGGCGCAAATCCCTGACGATCTCCGCCCCGGCCAGTACGTGGTTCAGGTTCGCGGACTTGCGCTCGCTACCCGGAGCGACCCGGCCGTGGTCACAGTTCGCGCCGTTCAGTAG
- a CDS encoding Flp family type IVb pilin, whose translation MTQLFVRLWKQEEGQDLVEYALIVAAVGLALIVTVNQLSQAVVSLYSSITEGLASIGAAGQ comes from the coding sequence ATGACTCAACTTTTCGTTCGCCTCTGGAAACAGGAAGAAGGACAGGACCTCGTCGAGTACGCGCTGATCGTCGCCGCGGTGGGCCTGGCCCTCATCGTGACGGTAAACCAGCTTTCGCAGGCAGTGGTGAGCCTCTACTCGAGCATCACCGAAGGCCTGGCGAGCATCGGCGCGGCCGGCCAGTAG